TCGGCGACCCCCGAGGCGGAGAACCGGGCGTGGATCGCGCAGCAGTTCGCCAACGGTGTGTCGAGCTGGCTGCACATCAACGGCGGCTATTCGCCGCTGTTCGACCGCCGCTCGCTCGCGCCGATGCGCGAGGTGTTCGCCCGGCTGGCGCGCTGGGAAGGCTACTTCGACGGTGCGCGCTCGGCCGCGCAGGTGGCGGTGGTGTTCTCCCGCTACACGCAGGACAACTACGGCCGAGACAAGCCCGGTGCGCGCTATTTCGATCCGGTGCGCGGCACCTACTGCGCGCTGCAGGAGGCGCACATCCCGTTCGACATGCTGTCGGACAAGTTCCTGGATGCCGCGACGCTCGCCCGCTATCGTGCGCTCGTGCTGCCGAACGCGGCCTGCCTGAGCGATGCGGCGATCGACCTGCTCGTCGAGTGGGTGAAGGGCGGCGGATCGCTGGTCTGCAGCTTCGAGACCGGACGCTACGATGCCCGGGGCGAACCGGCGCACCGGCCCGCGCTCGATGCGCTGCTCGGTGCGCGGCGCACCGGGGTGCGGCGCGACCTGAAGTCTTCGTACGCGAAGCTGGAGCGCCGGGACGATCCGCTGCTCGATGGCATCGGCGACACCGACCTGCTGCCCAACGATGGCGCGCTGGTGGAACTGGAAGTCGACCCGGCCGCCGGGCGCGAAGTGCCGCTGACGCTGATCCCGCCGGTGATCGCGCACTCGGGGGCGACGATCAGCATCCCCGAGTACAGTGCCATCGGCAGCGGCACCGACATCCCGGTCGCGCTGCGCGGCAGCTTCGGTGCCGGACGGGTGGTGTACTTCGCCAACCAGGTCGATGCGCTGTTCTATCACTACGGCTTTCCGGACCTCGGCCGGGTGCTGGCCAATGGCGTGTCGTGGGCGATCGGCGAACCGCGCGAGGTGTTCATCGACGCCCCCGACCATGTCGACGCGACGCACATGCGGCAAGCGACACCGGGCGGGCGCCGCGACCTGGTGCACCTGGTGAACTTCCCGGTGGGCAAGCACCTGAATACCGGCTGGCGGCATCCGGGCACCGCCATCCATCCGGTGTCGGGTATCGTGGTGTCGCTGCGCTGCGACGGTGGCGAGCCGCCGCACGCGGTGCGCCTGGCTTCGAGCGAGACGGCGCTGGTTCCGGTGATGCGCGCCGGGCGCGCCGAAGTGGTGGTGGACCGCCTCGACGACCACGAGATCGTCGTGTTCGAGTTCGATTAGCGATGGAACCTGCAGCGAGGCAAGGATGAACGGAATGAACTCTTCGATGAAGCATCATGTGATGCAGGTGCAGGCTGGCCCTGACGGCTCTGACGGCCGGCGGTTCCGTGCAACGGTGGCCGCGGGCTGTGTTGCGCTGTCGTTCCCGGCGCTGGAGGCATTGGCGCAGTCCGGCCAGTATCCGACGCGCCCGATCCGGATGATCGTGCCGCTGCCTGCCGGCGGGCCGACCGACATCCTCGCCCGCCTCGTCGCCACGCCGCTGCAGGAGCGGCTCGGCCAGCCGGTCGTGGTCGACAACCGTCCCGGGGCGAGCGGCAACATCGGCGCCGACCTCGCGGCCAAGGCCGCGCCCGACGGGCATACGCTGTTCGCCGGCACCTCGGGCCCGCTTGCCAACAACGTGAGTCTGTTTGCCAAGCTGCCCTACGATCCGATACGCGACTTCGCGCCGATCGCACTGGTCGCGACTGCCCCCTTCGTGCTGGCGGTGAACCCGTCGGTGCCAGTCACGTCGGTGAAGGAGTTCATCGCATACGCCAAGGCGCGTCCGGGCAAGCTCAACTACGGCGCGGTGCCTGGCGCGGCGGCGCACCTGGCGACCGAGATGTTCCGCACGCTCGCCGGCATCGACGCGGTGCATGTGCCGTACAAGGGCGCGGGCCCGGCCACGACCGACGTGATCGCCGGGCAGATCCAGTTCACGTTCGCATCCACGCCCGGTGCGATCCCGTTCGTGAAGGCCGGCAAGCTGCGCGCGCTGGGCGTGACCAGCCCGAAGCGGGTGTCCGGTGCGCCTGACCTGCCGACCATCGCCGAAGGCGGCGGCCCGGCGATGTCGGCGCAGGTCTGGTACGGCGTGGTGGCACCCGCGCGCACGCCGCGCGAGATCGTGCAGCGGCTGTATGGCGAGATCGAGCAGATCGTGAAGCTGCCGGCCACGCGCGAGCGGATGCTGCAGAACGATTTCGAGCCGGCCATCCTCGACCCGCAAGCGTTCGGCGCATTCATCAAGTCCGAGATCGCCACCTGGGCCAAGGTGGTGAAGGCGGCGGGCATCAAGGCGGAATGACCGACAAGGGACCATCGACATGCCAATCAGCTGGTTGACCGTACTACAGGCGGTGCCTTGGTCCGACGTGATCCGCAATGCGCCGAAGGTCGCCGAGGGCGCGAAGAAGCTCTGGAGCAGCGTCGCCGGCCAGCCTGCGCAGGCACCGCTGGATGCCGGGGCGCTGGCCCGGGCGCGCGACGACAGGTCGCCGGAAGCGTTCCAGGCGCGCATCGACGCACTCGATGCGACGGTGGCCGACCTGCACAGCCAGTTGCTGGCGTCGGCCGAACTGATCCGTGAGCTGGCCGAGCAGAACACGCAGATGGTCCGGCGCGTCGAACTCAACCGGGTGCGCGCGGTCCGGCTGAGCTGGGCGCTCGCAGTGGTTGCCCTGGTGGCGGTCGCCGGCGTGATCTGGTGATGCGCCGGCCAGCCTAGCGCAGGTTGTTCCGCAGCACCACCAGCCAGGGCCGGCCGGCGGTCGGCCGCAGCCGCCCGTCTGCATCGAGCGGCACGTCGGTCCAGGTGACCGCATCGCGAACGTTGCCGCCGATCGCGCCGAGCCGCCCCGGGGACACGCGGACCACCAGGTCGCAGTGGTAGGTGCCGCGGCTGGCGTCGCTGGCAAGCTGGGCAAAGGTGGTGACCACGCCGGCCGTCCATGAGCGCGTCGCGCAGATCAGGTCGCCGACCCGGGGCGCGGCGCGGGTCGCATCCAGCGCCTCGAAGCCGGACGGGTCGGGGAAGTCGTGCGCGCGCTTGATGTAGTCCCAGTGCCGGGCGCTGGGCGGAAACACCTCGCGCGGGACGCCGGCCGCGTGCATCAGGAACGAGATGAATACCGCGGACCACGGGGTCAGCGATCCGTCCGCGAGCAGCGCTCGCTGCGGCGCGAAGTCGCTGCCGCGAAGGACGAACCAGTACATCAGCACGCGGCTGGTGTAGTCGGGCTCATATTCGTTGCGCGGCACCGTCGATGTGGTCGAGGCTGAAGGATCCGGGCGACCGAGGGTCCTGCCGGACGCGTCGATGCGTGGCCGTCCCCACAGGGTCCACTCCTGCAGCGCGAGGGTCACCAGCCGCTGGCGCCGGTCCTGGATCTCGATCGGACCGGCCGCCGCCTTCGGCGCGCCGCGATCGACGGTCGCGCATCCGCACAGCGCGAGCAGGCCGAGGAGGGTGGCCAGGCGTGCGGCGCGTCCGCCGCTGCGGCCGTTCCAGTGGAGAGGCACGTGACGCGTCTTCATCGCCGAAAGTCTAGCATCGGTCCCGGCGGGGGCTGCGCGTAGAATCCGCGGCTTCCTTTCACGCGTTTGCCGGAGTCGTCATGGCCAGGATGTCGGGCAAGGTTGCCTTCCTCACAGGCGCAGGTGCCGGCATTGCCCGTGCGACCGCGCGTGCGTTCGCGCGCGAAGGAGCAAAGGTCGCGCTGTTCGAACTGAACGAAGAAGCCGGCCGTTCCGCCGAGGCGCAGATCCGTGCCGAAGGCGGCGAGGCGCTGTTCATCCGCACCGACGTGACCGACGACGCGCAGGTGAAGCATGCGGTCGAGCGTACGGTCGAGACGTTCGGCCGGCTCGACGTGATCATGAACTGCGCCGGCGGCTCGCTGCAGGAAGATCGTCCGGTGCACCTGATGGACATCGACACCTGGCACCGGACGATGGCGCTCAACCTGCTGCATCCGTTCCTGTGCTGCCGTCACGCCATCCCGCACATGATCGCGGCCGGCGGCGGATCGATCATCAACTTCTCTTCCCACCTCGGGCTGAAGGGCTCCGAGAAGCCGGCTTATGCGGCGGCCAAGGGCGGCATCATGTCGTTCACGCAGACGCTGGCGGCGCAGTACGTCGGGTACGACATCCGCGCCAATGCGATCGCCCCGGCCATCGTGCGCACCGAGCGGTCGATCGCGCGCTGGGAGAACAAGGACTGGCTGCTCTCCGACAACCCGTCGCCGGCGGCGAAGGCGCGCATCACCATGCAGAAGCTCTATCCGTTCTCGGTCGGCGAGCCGGAGCACATCGCGGCGATCGCCGTGTTCCTGGGTTCGGACGAGTCGCGCATGGTGAACGGCACGACGATCGCGGCCGATGGTGGGCGCTCGTCGTACCTGAAGGTGGCGGTGGACTGACCCGGGCGCCGGGTCAGTACAACACGTCAGTACGACACATCAGGGCGCCGGGACTGCGACCCAGCGCGTGCCAGCGGTGCCGTCGGCGCCGGTGCGGCTGATCGGCTCGATGACGATCGCCTGTTCGAACACGGACTCGATCGCCGCATGCAGCGCGGGGTCTCCGGGGCTCCCGGCGGCGCGGATGCGTCCGTGGTCCATCACCACCACGCGGTCTGCGGCCAGCGCAAGCGTGAGGTCGTGCAGGACTGCAGCGACCGCCGCCTGCTGCCGCACCAGCCCCGTGATGCAGCAGAGCACCGCACGCTGGTGGGGCGCGTCGAGGTGGGTGGTCGGTTCGTCGAGCAGTACCACCGGCGCCTGCACCGCCAGCACCCTTGCCAGCAGCGCGCGCTGCCGCTCGCCACCGGAGAGTTCGTCCAGCCGGCGCCCGGCGAAGGCCGTCGCACCGGCCGCCTCGAGCGCGAGGTCGACCGCGCGCTGGTCATCGGCCCCGGGGGTGCCGAACAGCCCGTGGTGAGGTAGCCGCCCCAGCGCGACGATCTCGCGTACCGCCAGTTCGCCGTCGGCCTCGCCCTGCTGCGCGAGCCAGGCAACGCGCCGCGCGCGTTCGCGTGCGGCGAGTGTCTCGATGCGGTCGCCGCCGACCGTTACCTGTCCATGGTCGGGACGGCGCAGGCCGGCCAGCACCGACAGCAGCGTGCTCTTGCCGGCGCCGTTCGGACCGACGATCGCAGTCCAGCACCCGGCGGGAAGCGCGAGCGACACCTCGTCGAGCACGCGCAGGCCGCCGAGGGTGACGCCGATACCCTGGGCCTGCAGGGGCGGCGCCGTGCCGTTCACGCCTGCCTCCGGTGCAGCAGTGCCAGCAGGTAGATGCCGCCGAGCACCGCGGTCAGCACACCCACCGGCAGTTCCTGCGGCGCGACCAGGGTGCGCGCCGCGATGTCGCTGGCGAGCAGCAGCACGCCGCCGGCCATCGCCGACAGCGCGAGCTGCGGCCCGTGTGCGACGCTCAGGCAGCGGCGTACGAGGTGCGGTGCGACCAGTCCGACAAAGGCGATGAGCCCCGCCTGTGCGACGGCGGCACCGGTGGCCATGGCCATCGTGCCTACCAGCAGCAGGCGCACCTGCTGCAGCGGTACGCCGAGGCTCGCGGCACTGGCCTCGCCGAGCACCAGCGCGTCGAGCGCGCGCGACACCCGCAGCGCGGCCGGCAGTACCGCGGCCAGCACGGCGGCCAGCACGGCCGTGCTGGTCCATCCGAGGAAGCCGGTGCTGCCCAGCAGGAAGATCTGCTTGCCGCGCATCGCCTCGGGGGAGGCGAGCGTCACCAGGTCGGACAGCGCGGTCAGCAGCACGCCGACCACCACGCCGCACAGCAGCAGCGACATCGGCCGTGCGGCGCCGCGCGCCAGCAGCAACGTGAGCCCCACACCACAGAGGGCGCCTGCGAAGGCCGCGCCGACCAGGCCCGCCTGCAGCAATGCACCCGCCGCCGCCAGCCCGATCGACGCCCCGGCGGCACCCCCGGCGGCGAGCACCAGCACGACACCCAGGCCGGCACCGGCTGCGGACCCCAGCAGGTAGGGGTCTGCCAGCGGATTGCGGAACAGGCCCTGCGCCACGGCCCCGGCGAAACCCAGCAGCGCACCGGCGAGCCAGGCGCCGATCGAGCGCGGCGCACGGATCTCGCTCACCAGCGTCCATTCGTCCGCCCACGCCAGCGACCAGCCGTCGCTGCCGGCCGCGAGGCCGGCGAGCAGCAGCCCGGCACTGGCGGCCGTGAGCAGCAGCGCGAAGCGCAGCGTTGCGCCACCGTCGCGTGCTGTTGCCACCCTCATCGGCGCGCCTCGTCGAGCGCGCGCAGGCACTCGACCAGCAGGTCGGCGGCCTCGCCCAGTCTCGGACCGGGCCGCACCAGTGTGTCGTAGGCGTTCGGCAGGAACGCACACGTGCGGCGATCGCGCAGTGCGCTCAGCGCCGGCCAGCCCGGCCGCTTCGGCATCTCGCGCAGGGCTGCGTCGCTCGCGAAGATCACCTGCGGCTGCGCGCGCACGATGTACTCGGGGCTGAGCTTCGGGAACACGCCCATCGATGCCGGCACGATATTGCCCATGCCCAGCCGTGCGAGCATGTCGCCGACGAACGAACCTGCGCCAGCCGCATGCGGCGCGGACGACACCTCGAAGTAGGTACGCTGTCCGCGCATCGATGGCGGCACGCGCCGCGCGGCTGCATCGATGCGCGCCGACAGCCTGTGCCATTCGGCTTGCCCGGCAGCGGGGTCGCCGAGTGCCATGGCCACCGTGTCGAGTACGCGCCGGATGTCGTCGAGCGTCTTCGGCTCGAGCGCCAGTGCCGGGATGCGCAGCGCGTCGAGCCGGTCGAGCACCCGCGCCGACGAGGCGGCCAGCACGAGGTCCGGCTTCAACGCGACGATGCGTTCGACCTGCGCGTCTTCGAGGCCACCCAGCCTCGGCAGGCGCTCGACCTGCGGCGGCCAGTTCGAAAACCGGTCGACGCCGACCAGCCGGTCGCAGCCCCCGAGGGCACAGACGGTCTCGGTCGATGACGGCAGCAGGCTGACGATGCGCCGGGCCGGCGCGGCCAGGCGCACCGTGCGGCCGCGGTCGTCGACCAGGTCGATCGCCGCGGTGGTGGTGGCAGTGGTGGAGGCAGTCGCAGCGATCATCGCTGGCTCGGCAGCCGCACATAGTCCTACTGCGGTGGTGGTGAGGATCGCGCCTGCCATCCGCACGCCTGCTGCCCGCATGCCTTTCGTCCACCCTCGCTGCACAGTCGCCCCTCTGTTCGGCAGGCCGGGCGGTCCCGCAGCACCTGACGCGGGGCTAGGTTAACCTGCGTCCTCCGGCAGCGCAAACGCGCGCGCCCACGATCGAAGCATGGCCGGACGACGGTCCGATGCAGACGTACCGCTCGAGGCAAGACGGTGCGCAGGAGGAGCAGGGATGTACGCAGGAAGACTGATCTCGAGGTGCGCGCAGGCTGCACTGCGGCACGCGCTGCCCGCATTCGCGGCGTTCGTACCGGCCATGCTTGCGCTTGCGCCGCATGCGTCCGCGCAGCCGTATCCGTCGAAGCCGATCCGCATGGTGATCCCGATCGCCGCCGGCGGCGGCACCGATGCGATGGGCCGTCTGATCGCGCAGCGGCTGGGTGACCAGATGGGCGTATCGGTGGTGGTCGAGAACCGCGCCGGCGCCGGTACGGTGATCGGCACCGAGATCGTCGCGCGTGCGCCAGCCGACGGCTACACGCTCATGACCGTCGCGCCGGAGTTCGTGATCAACCCGGGGCTGGTGCGCAAGCTGCCGTACGACCCGATCCGCGACTTCGCGCCGATCACGCAGCTCACCTCCGGACAGTACTACCTGTCGACCCATCCGTCGGTGCCGGTGAAGACCCTGAAGGAGTTCATCGCGCTGGCCCGGTCGCGCCCGGGCGAGGTGACCTTCGGTTCCTCGGGCAACGGCAGCGCGAACCACCTGGCAGGCGTGCTGTTCCAGCAGATGACCGGCACGAAGCTCGTGCATGTGCCCTACAAGGGGGCCGGCCCGGCGGGTGCCGCGCTGATCGGCGGCCAGATCGACTTCATGTTCAGCAACATCGCCTCGGCGATGCCCTACCTCAAGTCGGGCAAGCTGCGCGCGATCGCGGCCACCGGTGAGAAGCGGCCGGCGGTCACGCCCGGGGTGCCGACGGTGTCCGAGTCTGGTGTGCCGGGCTACGTGGTGACCGGGTTCTTCCTGCTGCTGGCGCCAGGCAACACGCCGAAGGAGATCGTCGGCCGCCTGAACGCGGAGGCGGTGAAGGCCCTGCAGACGTCGTCGATGAAGGAGACGCTGGCCACGCTCGGGCTGGACCCGGTCGGCAGTTCGCCCGAGGCGACCGGCGCGTTCATCAAGGCGGAGATCGGCAAGTGGACGCCGATCATCCACGCCGCTGGCGCGCAGGCGGACTGAGCGCGCGATGGGCGGCGAGACGGGCGGCGACACGGGTGGCGACACGGGTGGCGAAAGGGGCAGCAAGAGGGGCGACGAGAGGGGCGCCGCGGCAGGTGGAGCAGCCGAGGCCGTCACCGCACGGCTCGCCGCCTTCGTTGCGCAGGCCGACGCCGGGGCGATCCCCGAGGCCGTGCTGCACGAGGGCCGCCGCTGCCTGGTGAACCTGTTCGGCGTGGCGCTGCACGCGACGCAGGACCCGGCGCTGCCGATGCTGCTCGACGTGCTGCAGGCCGAAGGCGGCCGGCCGCGCGCGACGGTGATCGGCGTCGGCCAGCGGGTGCCGCTGATGCATGCGGCGCTCGCCAACGGGCTGCTCGCCCACCTGGACGACTTCGATGACACCTTCTTCCCGACGGTGCTGCATCCCTCCGCGCCGACGATCCCGGCCGCGCTGGCGCTGGCCGAAGACCGCGGCACGGACGGCCGCAGCTTCCTCGCCGCCACGGTGCTCGGACTGGAAGCCTGCTGCCGCGTCGCGCTGTCGATCCAGCAGATGCGCCATGGCGCGCTCTGGCACATGACCGGCACCGCGGGGGTGTTCGGCAGCGTGGCCGCCGCGGGCCGCCTGCTGGGGCTGGATGCGTCGACGATGGCCGTCGCGTTCGGGCTCGCCGGTACCCAGGCCGGCGGCTTGCGCGAGACCTTCGGCACGATGACCAAGGCGTTCCACCCGGCGCGCGCTGCGCAGTCCGGGCTGCTTGCCGCACTGATGGCGCAGCGCGGCTTCAGCAGCACCACGCGCATCCTCGAAGGGCCGCACGGCTTCGCGCAGGCCTTCGCCGCCGGGGCGTTCGACGCCGAGGCGATCGTCGATGGCCTCGGCGAGCGCTGGCTGCTGATGGACAACGCACCCAAGCCCTATGCATCGGCGATCCTCAGCCACCCGATGGTCGATGCGATGTTCGCGCTGCGCACGCAGCCTGGCGTGTCGCCGGCGCAGGTGGTGCGCATCGGCGGACGGGTGAACCCGCTCGCGATCCGGCTGGAGAGCCGTCCCGAGCCCGCCGATGGACTGGCCGCGCGCCTGTCGTTCCAGCATGCGATGGCGGCCGCGTTCGTGGATGGTACCTGCCTGCCCGCGCAGTTCACCGATGCGCGGGTACACGACCCGGTGGTAGCCGGCGTGCGACGGTCGGTCGAGATGACGCCAGACCCCGCGATGCCTCAGCACGGCTGCGAGGTCGAACTGTCGCTGGCCGACGGGCGGGTGTTGCGCCAGGCGATCGAACATGCCACCGGTAGTCCGGGGCGCCCGGTGAGCGATGTGCAGCTGGAGGCGAAGTTCCTGGCGCTGGCGGGCACTGTGCTGACAGCGGCGCGGGCGCGGCGGCTGCTCGGCCAGCTATGGCAGGTGGACGGGCTGCCGGATGTCGGCGCGCTGGCGAGTTGACGTTCGATGGTGAAATCCTCGATCTGCAGATGACCGCAGCGCGCGAGATCATGAAGCGGCGACGCAACGTGCTGCGCGAACTGGCCAAGTGACCGCTGCCTGGGTCTGGCTGGACCCGCAGGGGTACGCGGCGGGCATGATGTCGGGCGGGCTGACCGAATCCCCGGTCATCGGTACCGCCAGCGAGGCGATCCGCGCGCTGCCCATTTCCGCGGAGGAGAAGTCCCGGCTCATCGCCCAGATTCCGGTGGCCGATGCCCTCACCTACCTCTTCGGCACCGTCGGGGTCATCCTGTTCTGCGCCTACATCGGTCCCTGGCTGCTGCGGGCCGATCTCAAGGCCGATGGCCGGGGCCTCGAGGCCGCGATGGGCTTCACCCGCGAGGACGACGGCATCGACTCGGGATGGTGCATGTTCGCGATGCGAGCCTACAGGCTGGAGGCTCGCCATCGGTTCGTCGGCCTCACCGTTGCCGCGGCCGAGCGCAGCGTCGCGCCGGTACGCCTTTTCGTCGAGCGCAACCGGACACGGTGCTGCGTGCAGGCGACGCGGTCGCGGTCATCGGCTCGCGCGTGACGCTGGTTCAGCTGCTGGCTGGAAGCGCAGAGGAGGTGCACGACCACGAACTGCTCGAGGTGGCGGTCGCCACGCGCGATGTGGTTCTCAGCAGCCCCTCGGTGGTCGGCCGCTCGGTCGCCGAAATCCGCGCGGAGACGGTCGCGTCTCGTGGCGTCTTCCTGCAGTCGATCCGGCGCTCGGGGCTTGCGCTGCCTGTCGAACCCGGGCAGCGTCTAGAGGCCGGCGACATCCTGACGCTTCATGGACTCGCGCCCGCCGTCGATCGCATCGCGTGACTCGCCGGCGAGCCGATCCGATCGTCACGTGGCGCCAATTTCGTCGCCATGATCGGGCTGAAGGCGGGCCCGGTCTTCATCGACGCGATCCGCGAGGTCGGCCTCGCGGTGTTCTTCGGCGGCATCGTGGTCACGCTGGTGCCGCAGTTCGTGGGCCTGCTGGTGGGGCGCTACCTGTTGCGCATCGAGCCGCTGCTGCTGCTGGGCGCGCTGGCCGGAGCGCAGACGATGACCGCCGCGCTGGCTGCCGTGCAGGATCGCTCCGACAGTCCGGTGGCCGTGATCGGCTATTCGAGCACAGTGGCGTTCAGCCATATCCAGATCTCCATCGGCGCCTCGAGCGCCTCCCTCGCCAACGCGTCGCTCGACGAGCGGGGCACGGGTGAGGACGATGGATTCGAGGGCCATCTTGCGCCGTGCTGCCGGGTTGGCCACCCGATTCGGGGGCCACGGCACTGCGCGTGCAGCGCGTCGGCGCGACGATCGCGTCCTCGAGGCCGCAGCCAGGCGCTCGCAGGGGTGTTTGAAAGTACTATCCGCGTTTTCGTGTTCCCGCGCGAGGTCGTCATCGCCATTGTGGAATTCAAACGCATTCCCGGTGAGTATCGGATGGTCTCGGACGATGGTCTGTATCAGCTCGTCCTCCTCTCCACCGGTCCGGAGGGGGGCAGAAAATTTCGCCTGGACGGCGCAGGCCGACGACTGGACGTGGACGCGATCTTCGTCCTCGATCCGGTCTATATGTGGGAGGTCGACCGCATCATCGAGACCGCGGGGAACGACATCACGGCGCCTGCGGACCATCCATCCCGGCGCTCGGATCACGCCCTGTTCGACCTTGTCACCCGGGCCTTGACGGACTTCGGCTACTTCTATGGCCATAATGCCGGGCAGGTCGCGGTCTCCTTCAAGACAGACCGGATCTTCCGGGACCCCTAGCCAGCTGCGTGCTTCCAGGCCATGAACGATGCACGCCACTGCCCGCCAGGCGATTCAGCGCGAAGCGAGAAGTGCCACACCGGCCACGGTGATCGCGACACCGAGCAGGTGCCGGCCTGCCAGCCGCTCGTTGCCCAGAAACAGCGCTGACAACAGCAGGGTGAACAGCGGATAACCGGCCACGATCGGTGCCACCAGGCTCACCTCGCCGTCCACCAGCGCGGCATACATCAGCAGCATCGCCGAACCATTGCACACCCCCGCCAGGATGAACCATGGAATGCCGCCCCGGGTACGCACGATCGGCGCGCGTCCGGCGAGCAACCGCGAGGCAATCAGGATCACCGCAGCCGACACCGTATAGCCGGCCAGGATCGCGGCATAAGGGCTGGCCCAGAACACGAAGCCGATCTTGAGCAGGACTTGCGCTGCGGCCCGCAGCATCGCCGCACCGAGCGCGAGCACCATGCCGCGTCCGTCCACCGCGTTGCCCGCGCCCGGACTGGCGGCCTTCGATGCGTTTCCGGCGGTCGACAGCACAGCGATGCCGAGGACCACAGCCAGTGTGCCAGCGGCGCGGCGCAGATCCAGCACTTCGCCCAGCAGCAGCACCGCGGCCGCTACTGCGAACAGCGGTGCAGTACAGGACACAGTTGCGGCAATCGTCGGCCCGAGCCGGGCGTTCGACTCGAACACCAGCAGCGTCACCGCCGCCGGGAAGAACAGCCCGACGGCGAGGAATATCCCCAGCGCGCTGATCGGCGCCGCCGCCAGCGCCGGATCGATGAAAGCCGGCAGCGCCAGCCAGAACAGCACCGCCGCAGACGGCACACTTACCGTCACCCCGGCACGGGCGCTCATGTGGCGCAGGCCGACGTTGCTCGCGATCATCGCGCAGGCGAAGGCGAACGCCGAGGCGAGAGCAAGCAGAAGCGTCAACGCGGGAGCATCCGATGTGGAAAATGGGGTCAGGGAAAGGAAATGGGGTCAAGTCTTGGGGAAATGGGGTCAAGTCTTGAGTTTTGCATCGGCGCGATGAAGACCCGACCTCGTCGCCGGTAATCGATCGCACTTGCCTATCCGGCACCCGACAACCGGACCGGACTGCGTGCCGGCGAGGATTTCTCGATCAAGCTCACGCTCGACACCACCGAGCTCGGACCGGTCGGCTATCGGCTCTGCCCGTTCTACCCGTAATCGGTTGCGAGGCGTGCTGGCCGACCTCACCAATCCTTGGGCAGCGTACGAAGAATATGAATGTGCCTGCCTTCGAACCGGATGTAGCCGCCGGCGGTCAGGTCAGAGAAGATCCGGCTCACCATTTCGCGTGCACATCCCACGCGGTTGCCGATTTCCTGCTGGGTCAGTGGCTCCGGCACCACCATGCTGCCGTCCCGGTCCACGGCCAGATCAATCAGCAGGCGTGCGACTCTGCCATACACATCGAGCAGGGCGAGGTTGCGTACGCCATTGGAGGCGACCTTCAGACGATGGATCAGCTTGCGGATCAGGTGATAGGTGGCGTCCGGATTCTGTGCAATGAACTGCCGGAACGCGCTCTGAGTCACGATCGACAGTTCGCAGGTTTCCAGCGCTATCACCGAAGCAGTGCGTGTGCCCTCCGTCAGCGACATCTCGCCGATGTACTCTCCCGGTCCGTGCACATTGAGCACCACTTCTCGACCCGTCTCGTCAGCGAGATAGACTTTCACCCGTCCGGTGATGATGACGTACAGGCTGTCCGATGTGTCCCCTTCGGTGATGATCACCGCGTTGCGCGGAAACCGGCGCACTACGCCGTGGGCGGCCAACGCATCGGTCAGCGCCCGGCCGTCACCGCCAGAAGTCCGATCTTCGCTCGTGTCCATTGCGTACCTGTCGGGTGACTGTTGCTTTTCAATCGCGTTGCAACCGCGTTGCAACCGCGCGCCCATCGTCGCCATGACGATCCGGGATCGGATCGCGCAATCTAGACTTGCGGGCGATGCCGCGCAAGTCGAACCGTCCTCAGGCTGGGCAGTGCCGAGCCGGGGTCGTCGAATACGGTACGCATCCCACGCTGCTCGCAGCTGCCGGCGTTTATGCCGGCCTGGCACGAGCAGCACGCGCAGCGCACGCAATGATCGGGGGCGGGCACTCGCCGGCAAAGGGGTGTGAATCGG
Above is a window of Rhodocyclaceae bacterium DNA encoding:
- a CDS encoding tripartite tricarboxylate transporter substrate binding protein — translated: MNSSMKHHVMQVQAGPDGSDGRRFRATVAAGCVALSFPALEALAQSGQYPTRPIRMIVPLPAGGPTDILARLVATPLQERLGQPVVVDNRPGASGNIGADLAAKAAPDGHTLFAGTSGPLANNVSLFAKLPYDPIRDFAPIALVATAPFVLAVNPSVPVTSVKEFIAYAKARPGKLNYGAVPGAAAHLATEMFRTLAGIDAVHVPYKGAGPATTDVIAGQIQFTFASTPGAIPFVKAGKLRALGVTSPKRVSGAPDLPTIAEGGGPAMSAQVWYGVVAPARTPREIVQRLYGEIEQIVKLPATRERMLQNDFEPAILDPQAFGAFIKSEIATWAKVVKAAGIKAE
- a CDS encoding ABC transporter ATP-binding protein; this translates as MNGTAPPLQAQGIGVTLGGLRVLDEVSLALPAGCWTAIVGPNGAGKSTLLSVLAGLRRPDHGQVTVGGDRIETLAARERARRVAWLAQQGEADGELAVREIVALGRLPHHGLFGTPGADDQRAVDLALEAAGATAFAGRRLDELSGGERQRALLARVLAVQAPVVLLDEPTTHLDAPHQRAVLCCITGLVRQQAAVAAVLHDLTLALAADRVVVMDHGRIRAAGSPGDPALHAAIESVFEQAIVIEPISRTGADGTAGTRWVAVPAP
- a CDS encoding DUF2272 domain-containing protein; translated protein: MKTRHVPLHWNGRSGGRAARLATLLGLLALCGCATVDRGAPKAAAGPIEIQDRRQRLVTLALQEWTLWGRPRIDASGRTLGRPDPSASTTSTVPRNEYEPDYTSRVLMYWFVLRGSDFAPQRALLADGSLTPWSAVFISFLMHAAGVPREVFPPSARHWDYIKRAHDFPDPSGFEALDATRAAPRVGDLICATRSWTAGVVTTFAQLASDASRGTYHCDLVVRVSPGRLGAIGGNVRDAVTWTDVPLDADGRLRPTAGRPWLVVLRNNLR
- a CDS encoding beta-galactosidase trimerization domain-containing protein, giving the protein MTEQARPWWQGPNRVLLINLREGDEPRIDAEALVADAKQFSATAFCISGGGIVAFYQTQIDGHRISSGLGSRDLLDEIVPVAHREGMHVLARIDPSCAPKALAETHPEWFTRDRDGNLCEVSDHYVTCPSGTYYRSRMAEVVTEILTRYPVDGIWNNAGKFGAWDTTVCHCDSCQASFRAHAGEAIPLEEDWENPVWRTFNEWRYQQIADWVKLMHGAIHAANPKAIFISAVQLMESLETIQIGGWDIDYWLDGQDVLTFECQRRNTAPWWPGIQAKYLASLGPDRPRWMTVSYFYPWWRLSATPEAENRAWIAQQFANGVSSWLHINGGYSPLFDRRSLAPMREVFARLARWEGYFDGARSAAQVAVVFSRYTQDNYGRDKPGARYFDPVRGTYCALQEAHIPFDMLSDKFLDAATLARYRALVLPNAACLSDAAIDLLVEWVKGGGSLVCSFETGRYDARGEPAHRPALDALLGARRTGVRRDLKSSYAKLERRDDPLLDGIGDTDLLPNDGALVELEVDPAAGREVPLTLIPPVIAHSGATISIPEYSAIGSGTDIPVALRGSFGAGRVVYFANQVDALFYHYGFPDLGRVLANGVSWAIGEPREVFIDAPDHVDATHMRQATPGGRRDLVHLVNFPVGKHLNTGWRHPGTAIHPVSGIVVSLRCDGGEPPHAVRLASSETALVPVMRAGRAEVVVDRLDDHEIVVFEFD
- a CDS encoding SDR family oxidoreductase, whose product is MSGKVAFLTGAGAGIARATARAFAREGAKVALFELNEEAGRSAEAQIRAEGGEALFIRTDVTDDAQVKHAVERTVETFGRLDVIMNCAGGSLQEDRPVHLMDIDTWHRTMALNLLHPFLCCRHAIPHMIAAGGGSIINFSSHLGLKGSEKPAYAAAKGGIMSFTQTLAAQYVGYDIRANAIAPAIVRTERSIARWENKDWLLSDNPSPAAKARITMQKLYPFSVGEPEHIAAIAVFLGSDESRMVNGTTIAADGGRSSYLKVAVD